TGGCGTGAGCGCTACCCTCAGCGCTTACGTCAGCGCGGACGACAAGCCCATCGCACCGGATGCTTCACCGCTAACCGGCGCGGCTCTGGACCAGGCGTTGCGTGACAATGTGAAAACGGTCGTCGTGATCTACGCCGAAAATCGCAGCTTCAATAACTTGTTCGGCAACTTTCCCGGCGTTGAAAAGCCGATGGCAGACCTTGATCCTGTCGAGTACCAACAACGTGACCGCGACGGCAAGGTGCTGGAAGGCCTGCCCCCAGTATGGGGCGGTGTATTGCAAATCGGACCGCAGACCGTCGACGGCGTGACCTACCCCGCCGGCACCCAATTCCAGGAACACCTGCTCAACCAACCCTATGCGCTCCAAGGCCCCGACGGCGAAGACCTGCCACTGAGCCTGGTGACCCGCGACTTGTGGCATGTGTTTTACCAAAACCAAATGCAGATTAACGACGGCAAAAATGACAGCTTCGTCGCGTGGGCGGATTCCGGTGGCTTGACCATGGGCCACTACGGGCAGACTGAATACTCCTTACGTCTGTGGGACGTGGCGTCTGAGTTCGTCTTGTGTGACAACTTTTTCCAAGGTGCTTTCGGCGGCTCGTTCCTTAACCATCAATACCTGATCTCCGCTGCCGTACCGTTCTACCCGGACGTAGCCAACTCCCCGGCTAAACAGCAGATTGCCACGTTACAAACTGACAACCCCCGTGACACTCGACTCAAGCCGTTAGAGAAATCTCCCGCCAGCGCCATGACCGGGCCGCCCCAATTTGGTCCCAGCTTGCTGACGCCGGATGGCTATGCCGTCAACACCATGGCCCCGCCGTATTGGCCGACCTGGATTCGTGACCCCGACCGCCCGCAATATGCGAAAGCGGACGTGGCTAATGTGCTGGTGGCGCAAAACCACGACCACATCGGCGACAAGCTGTCGAAGAAAAACGTCGATTGGGCCTGGTATGCCGGCGCGTGGCAGGCCACCATCGACCAGTTCAAAGATTCGGCGGGCATTCCGAAAATCCCGAGTTTCCAGTACCACCATCAGCCGTTTAATTACTTCAAGAAACAAGGACCGGAAAACCCGGGTGAACGCAGCAAGCGCCTGCGTGACGCAGGCTTAGGCGATGAATCCAGCACCAATAAATTCCTCGCGGATGCCCAGGCCGGCAAGCTGCCCGCCGTCACGTTTTATAAACCTCAGGGCAACCTGAACATGCATGCCGGTTACACCGACGTAGCGGCGGGTGATCGCCACATCACCCGCGTCATTAAAGTGCTGCGTAACAGTCCGCAGTGGGAAAACATGGTGATTGTCATCACCGTTGACGAAAACGGTGGCTGGTGGGACCACGTTGCTCCACCCAAAGGTGATCGCTGGGGCCCTGGCACTCGGGTTCCGGCGCTGGTGGTCTCGCCATTTGCCCGACGGGGCACGGTGGACCACACCACGTATGACACCGCTTCGATTTTGCGCTTGATTACCCGGGTGCATGGTCTTGAAAAGCTGGACGGGCTAAAGATGCGAGACGAAGCGATGGCAACCCGAGGCCAAGAGCCCATGGGCGACCTGACCAACGCGCTGCAATTTTTTGGCTGATTGATGGCAATACCCAAAAACCGCCATGCCCATGGCGGTTTTTTTATGGTGCCTTGCCCCCCGCTTCGTTAAGCTGCCGCCAAACTCATTACTGAATGTAAAGGACTACGATGAATTGCGTGCGCTTGCTGATGGCGGCTGTCGTGTTGTGTGCCTTAACCACACGCGCAGACGCTGCAACTCCCACCTCTGGCGATTCTGCCAAACCTCGGCAAACCGCCGCCCAGTTCATGGCAACGCTGAAACCGCAGCACGGCACTGTTGATCTGCCAGGCGGCGTCGCCACACTCAGCCTGAACGACGATTTCTATTACCTCACCCCGCAAGACACTGAGCGTTTGCTCGTTGAAGGCTGGGGCAATCCACCGGGCCATACAACGTTGGGCATGATCGTACCGCAAGCCACCAGTCCGATGTCCCACGGTGGCTGGGGCGTACTGGTCAGTTACAAAGACGATGGGCACGTATCCGATGAGGACGCCGCCAAGATCGACTACACCGAAATGCTTAAGCAAATGCAGGAAGACGATGTAGAGAACAACAACGAGCGGCGCAAACAAGGCTACGCCGGCCTGCAACTATTGGGCTGGGCCGAACCGCCGCACTATGACGATCAGAGCCATAAGATGTATTGGGCGCGCGAACTGAAAGCTGACAACACCGACGAAAACACTCTCAACTACAGCATCCGCGTGCTCGGTCGCCAAGGCGTGCTAGAGCTGAATGCCGTCGCCTCAATGAGCGATCTTGCAACCATTCAGCGGGAAATGCCTCACGTCCTGGCGTTCACCAACTTCACCGACGGCAATCGCTATGCCGACTACGAACCAGGCACCGACAAACTGGCCAAATATGGCTTGGCGGCCCTGGTTGCCGGTGGGCTAGCCGCCAAGGCTGGGCTGTTCGCCAAAATTGGAGTGCTTTTGCTAGCGGCGAAGAAGTTCTTGGTGGTCGGGCTGATGGTTGCAGTGGGGGTCGTTCGCAAGTTTTTTAACCGCAATAAGTAACCACTTAGAGCGGTCTTGTCATGTGTGACGCGAACCCGGATTATGCGGACAGCGACTTGCTCAGCTTTTTATGCCTGCAGATCGACGTCGAACAAATCGACAAACACCATATCAACAGCCTGCCGGATGTCAGATGAGTTATTCCGGTAGCATCCTCTCATCTTCGGCGCCTGGCCTAAACTGACCAAACGCCGACACACGCCCCACTTACCACGAGTAGTCGCTGCCGCCATGACCGCCTCCTTCCGCGTATCCAGACTCGACGCCGCCCATCGGCAACTCAACCTTGCCATTCGCTTATTATTCGCCAGCGCCGACCCAGTGGCGATCCATACGCTGGTGGGGGCAGCAGCGACGATTCTGCACAACGCCTCGCCTGAACATGACAATGGCCTCGCGCCCCCGGAGTTTCACCGGATGACGCACAAGGCACACAACCTGTTTAAACAGGCAGGGATGGACTTGGAAGCGATGTTCGAACTGGACACCAAAGACAGCGAATCGCTGGCGTTTTGGGCCGTGATGAATGCCAGCGAACTTGGGCCGCTGTCGCTGGAAGAGCAGCTGTATCGGCATTGGTATGTCGCCGCGCACCTGTTACGCGGCGAAGCACACGAAACCTTGCTCAGTGCAGCACTTCAGACCTTCGGCAACTTAAGTGCCAAATCCCGCCGCGAGCAAATACAAGCCGGCGCCCGTGGCCTTGCTGAGCTGGACGCCAGTGGTCCTTCGGATTCGACGCATTGGAAGAGTCAGGGCGATTATCAGTAGCTGCGGGGGTACTCCACAGCACAAGGAATGGAGTCGCTGACGATAAAGCGGTTTTGGTCTTACTTGCTCTGCGACTGCTGTCAAAAAACGACCAGAAAGATGGCAATACGACATCATACCACAGCCCACACTAAACGCATCTGACGGTTTTCAGTTGAGAAGGATTGCAGAAGTTTTTAAAACACTCATTGAGAACCAATGAGTAGCGTTATGGAGGCAACCCCACCAGCCACACCCCGGCACACAATGTTCCCGCTGTGGCTGCTTCCTTCCGGATCTGACCAGGTTCACGGGTAATCGTTGCGGGGGGACCGATAGGGTCACCATAACGACGCTCACCTGACGGTGAACGGCGCCATTGTACCGGTCTGGCGGTAACTTACAACCGTTGCTTGCGATTAAAAATACGAGGGAGCTCAGGCACTTGTACGACAAGGGTTGAGCCAAGACACCCTGCATGTAGACCAGCTGCCGAAAAATCCCGGTAAACTCCCCGTCCTGAGCAAACGTAACGCGCTTTTGAAGGATTTCATCGATGCACATTGAACTGGTCTGCTATCAAGACCTGTCAGACATTCAGCGACAGCAGTTAACGAACGTTAAGGTGATGGACGCCCAGCGGTCGTTTTCCGGTGACATCCACGGGGCATTGAACTCACTGTTAGTCAACGCCACGTCGGACATCCGCGGGTTTGCGTTGCTGACAAACGCGGTGCCGGTGGGTTTTTTGCTGCTCAAGCGCGGCATTTATCTACCGGCGTGGGCGGATGCTGATGCGGCAACGTTGCATGCGTTACAGATTGATCGGCGCAAGCAGGGCCAAGGATTGGGCAAGGCTTGTCTGCAGGCCCTCCCGAACACGACGCGGCGAGTTTGGCCTGATATCAAGCAACTGATGTTGTCGGTGGATGAAGATAATACGACGGCGTTAGGTTTGTATTTGAGCCACGGCTGGGTGGATACCGGCGAAGCGTATCGAGGCAGGATTGGGTATGAGCGGCGGTTGGCGTTGAAGCTTTAGGGTTTCGGTTTGGCCCGCTACTAAAACTACTTCGTTTGCAGCGCCTCATCCGCCTTGCCGCCAGCCTGTTGAATAACCAGGTGAATGAAATGCAGCTTGGTGATCACCGCAGGGGACAGGACGAACGGATAGAAATCCGGTTGACCCATGCTGCGGGACAGTTCGTTGAGCATGCCGGCAAGTTCGATCCAGGCGTTGAGGAATGACAGGAACGCCGGACCACCGGGGTGCAGGGGGTCGTAAAGGGTTTCCAGTGTGAACGGCTGATAATCGAAGTCCATGTCCCGGGCGCTCATGCCGAAGCCGAGCGCGGTGTCGACCGAATCCATCATGTGCAGGTAATGCGCCCATGTTTCTGCCCAGTCTTCCCAGGGGTGCATGGTCGCGTAGGCGCTGACATAGTGTTGTTGCCAATCGGCGGGGGCACCATTCTGGTAATGATGTTCGAGGGCGTCTGCATAACTGGCGCGTTCATCGCCGAACAGGTTGCGAAAATTATCCTGCCAGTGGGTGTCAGCGATTAGCCGGTCCCAATAATAGTGGCCGACTTCATGCCGAAAATGCCCAAGCAAGGTGCGATACGGTTCATGCAGCTGGACGCGCATGGCTTCGCGGTGGGCGTCGTCTGCTTCTTCGATGTTAAGGGTGATCAGGCCGTTGGCATGGCCGGTGGTGGGCAGTTTGCCTTCAAGGTCGACGCCGACGAAATCAAACGCCAAGCCGGTGTCTTCGTCTTGGGATTTCGAAATCACTTTCAAACCCAACGATATCAACTGCGCGACCAAGCGCCGCTTGGCGGTTTCGACTTTGCACCAGCGCCCGGCGTTTTCCGGGATCGAGAGATCGGGGATAGTCCGGTTAAGGCTGCAGGCAATGCAGAATTCGCCCGGTTCACTGTCGGGGAACAGCCAATTACAGGCTGCGGGCGTGTCGACGTTGGCACAGCGCCGATAAAGCCCTGCTTGGGGCTCATCGGTCAGGCGCCAATTGTTGGGCTGCGGCCCGCCCTCCAACGTTACCAACCTGCCCTGCTCTGGCACATAGCCCAAGCAGGCCGAGCAGGCCAGGCACTGAGTATTGGCAAAGAAGATCGGCTGCCCGCAGTGACACTGCCAAACCTTGCTGTTGCGCTTGGTCTCGCTCACAAATGGCGCGCAGATACGTGAGCTGAGTTGTTCGAAAAAGCGGAACATGACGATCTCCTTGTGGGTGCCAGCACTAGATCACGTGTCGCTGCGGGGGTTCCTTGTATTTGATCAAGCGCACGGGTGAGGCCTACGGCACCTACCGTGGGCCGCAAACGCTGATCAATTCACGTCGATACCGTGGGTGTTCAAGAACACCACAAACGCCTCTTCATCCAGCACTTTAAGGCCCAGCTCGCTGGCCTTGGTCAGCTTTGAGCCGGCACCCGGACCTGCAACCACGCACTGGGTTTTTGCCGAAACCGAGCCGGACACCTTGGCACCGAGGCTTTCGAGTTTTTCCTTGGCGATGTCGCGGCTCATCAATTCCAGCGAGCCGGTCAATACCCAGGTCTGACCCGCCAGCGGCAAACCTTCGACGACCTTTTTCTCGCTGTGCCAATGCATGCCGAACGCTTTCAACTGCGCCTCTATTTCCAGCGCACGCTCGGCATTGGTTTTGATATCGAAAAAATCACGTACGGCTTTCGCTTGCTTCTCGGCCAACGCCTGACGCATGTCCAGCCAGTCAGCGTCGAGAATGCCCTGCAAGGTGCCAAATTTGTCGGCCAATTTCTGCGCGGCGCCGGGGCCGATGGCCGGGATGTGCAGCTTGTCGATCATCCCGCCCAAGGTGGTGCTGGCTGCGAACTCCGCGCCCAACTCACCCTGTTCTTGAATCTCCAACCCGCGCTCGAGCAGTTGCTCAATGACCGTGATGTTGTGCGCGTCGGTAAAGAAGCTATGGATTTCGTGAGCCACTTCCAACCCGACATCCGGCAGGTAGGTGAGGACTTCCGGCTGCGCTTGTTTGACCCGCTCCAGTGTAGCCAGCGAACGCGCCAACACTTTGGCCGTCTCTTCGCCGACATCGGGGATGCCCAGTGCGTAGATGAAGCGCGCCAGGGTCGGGCGCTTGCTGTCGAGGATCGCCTTAAGCAGCTTGTTACTGGAGACTTCGGCAAAGCCCTCCAGGTCGACGACTTGTTCGAAGGCCAGCGTGTAAAGGTCTGCCGGAGAAGCCACCAGCCCTTCGTCGACCAGTTGTTCGACGCTCTTGTCACCCAGACCTTCGATGTCCATGGCGCGCCGTGAGACGTAGTGGATGATGGCTTGTTTGAGTTGCGCGCCGCAGGCCAGTCGACCGACGCAGCGGTAGACCGCGCCTTCGCTGATGGTTTCTTTGCCTTTGCTACGCTTGACCAGTTGCGTGCGCTCGACATGGGAACCGCACACCGGGCACTTTTCCGGAATCTGCACCGGGCGAGCATTGTCCGGGCGGCGTTCGAGAACTACTTGCACCACTTGCGGGATCACGTCACCGGCGCGACGGATGATAACGGTGTCGCCAATCATCAAGCCCAAACGCGCCACTTCGTCCATGTTGTGCAGCGTAGCGTTGGCAACGGTGACACCGGCAACTTTTACCGGTTTCAAGCGCGCAACTGGGGTGACGGCACCGGTGCGCCCGACCTGGAATTCAACGTCGAGCAATTCGGTCAGCTCTTCCATCGCCGGGAATTTATGGGCGATGGCCCAACGCGGTTCACGGGCACGAAAACCCAGCTCGCGCTGGGACGCTAAATCATTGACTTTGAACACCACGCCATCAATTTCATAGGGCAACGAAAGACGTCGCTCGCCGATGTCGTGATAGTAATCCAGGCATTCACCAATGCCGTTGGCGAGCTTCAATTCACGACTGACTGGCACACCCCACTGCTTGAGCTTTTCCAAGTTCCCAATATGGGTGTCGGCAAACACGTCAGAGACCTGGCCCAGGCCGTAGCAGCAGAATTCCAAGGGCCGGTTAGCGGTAATCTTCGAATCCAACTGACGCAAGCTGCCCGCAGCTGCGTTACGCGGGTTGGCGAAAGTCTTGCCACCGATTTCCAATTGGCTGGCATTGAGCCGTTCGAAGCCGGCTTTGGACATGAACACTTCACCGCGAACCTCCAGCGTTGCTGGCCAGCCGCTGCCATGGAGTTTGAGCGGGATGTTGCGCACGGTGCGCACGTTGACACTGATGTCTTCGCCGGTGGCGCCGTCGCCACGGGTTGCGCCGCGTACCAACGCGCCATCGCGATACAACAAACTGACGGCAAGGCCGTCGAGTTTCGGTTCGCAGCTGTATTGCACTTGCGCGCCTTCGCCGAACAGATCGCCCGCTGGTAAATCCAACCCCTCGGTCACACGGCGGTCGAACTCGCGCATGTCGTTTTCTTCGAATGCATTGCCAAGGCTGAGCATAGGAACTTCGTGGCGCACCTGAGTAAAAGCCGACAGCGCCGCGCTGCCGACCCGCTGAGTCGGTGAGTCGGGAGTGACCAAATGCGGATTTTCGGCTTCCAGCGCCTTGAGTTCATGAAACAGGCGGTCGTATTCAACGTCCGGGATGCTCGGCTGATCAAGCACGTGGTAACGGTAGTTGTGCTGATCCAGCTCGGCACGCAGTTCGAGGATGCGGGTTTCAGCGGCGTTCATACGGTGTTCTCTCAAAAAGCAAAAGAGCAGCCGAAGCTGCTCAATATTGGTTCGGCTTAGCGGGCCTTGCGGCCCCATCACGATCAGGCCTACGCCTACACAGTAATGCAAAATCCCGTAAGAGCGGGCTTGTCCGCGATCAGACGCGCAGTGCCTGTGCGATCAACGACGATGCGTCAATGCACGACGTTCGAACTCGACGATGCGTTGGCGGTAGTGCTCGATGGTTTGCGCAGTCATGACGCTACGCTGGTCATCTTTCAACTCACCGTTCAGTTCGTGGGCCAATTTACGGGCCGCAGCCACCATGACGTCGAACGCTTGTTTCGGATGACGCGGACCCGGCAACCCGAGAAAGAAGCTCACCGCACGAGTGCTGAAGTGATCAATGTCATCGAGATCGAACACGCCCGGTTTGACTGCGTTCGCCATGGAGAACAGTACTTCGCCGTTACCCGCCATGCTTTCGTGGCGGTGAAAAATGTCCATTTCACCAAACCGCAAACCGCTTTCCAAAATATTCTGCAGTAACGCAGGGCCCTTAAAGCCGCTCTCATCACGACAAATCACGCTGATCACCAACACTTCTTCGACCGCCGGCAAGTCTTCAGTGCGGCGCGCTGGTTCTTCCGAGCGACGTCCGGCCTTATCGTCAGGAAAATCTTCATCGCGACCGGTGAACAGGCTTGGCCCGTCGAGGTCGAGGTTCAGATTGAGGTCGCCCTGATGCGGTTCGTCTTTGCGTTTACGCTTGGCATCACGCGGCGCCATGCTCACCGACGGCAAATCATGCTCGTCCAATTTGGGTTCTTTCTGGTCCAGCACACGCGGCGGACCCAGCACCTCAGCCGATGAGGTTTCGTCGTCGTCTGCGGCGTTTGAGAAACTTCGATCGAGCCTGAATTTCAGTTTTCCTTTGCCGCCGCGCATACGGCGCCAGCCATCAAAAAGTATACCGGCAATGACAATAATGCCGATGACGATCAGCCACTCGCGCAGACCGATTTCCATGTAATCCCTTGCCTCTAATAAAAATGCTGAAAATAAGGGCCGAAACCCCTTTAAAACGTGGCGCCAACTCTATGTTCTGACAGGCGTTTTACCCACGCGAATAGAAAAGTGTTGACTAAGCTAGCACGACCAAAGATAACTTTACACCGTCTGTTTCAGCCACTTGGCCACTGTAACGGATATCAAGCACGCCGCTAGCTGTCAAATAGCCACTCATATGATCGCTTCAGCCTAAAACGCTAGCCTTCAACCAAAGCCATCGCCTCCTCCACGTCTACCGCCACTAACCGCGAACACCCTGGCTCGTGCATAGTCACGCCCATCAATTGATCCGCCATTTCCATGGCAATTTTATTGTGGGTGATGTAGATGAATTGCACTGTTTCGGACATTTCTTTCACGAGACGCGCGTACCGTCCAACGTTAGCGTCATCGAGCGGCGCGTCAACTTCGTCGAGCATGCAGAACGGTGCCGGGTTCAGTTTGAAGATGGCAAATACCAGTGCCAAGGCGGTCAGGGCTTTCTCACCACCAGAGAGCAAATGAATGGTGCTGTTTTTCTTGCCGGGTGGACGCGCCATAATTGTCACACCTGTATCGAGTAGATCTTCGCCCGTCAGTTCCAAATAAGCGCTGCCGCCACCGAAAACTTTTGGGAAAAGGGCCTGCAATCCGTTATTTATCTGATCGAAGGTCTCTTTGAATCGGTTACGCGTTTCTTTGTCGATTTTGCGAATCACGTTTTCAAGGGTGTCCAGGGCCTCCGCCAAATCGGCATTTTGGGCATCCAGATAACGCTTGCGCTCGGATTGCTGCTGGTACTCGTCAATAGCCGCCAGGTTGATCGCACCCAAGCGTTGAATACGTCCGGCGATGCGCTCCAGTTCGTCTTCGGCGGACTTTTCATTGGTGTCACGGGTCAGTGTCGCAAGGACGCCGTGCAGGTCATAGCCGTCTTCCAGCAACTGGTCCTGCAAGGTGTTGCGCCGCACGGTGAGTGCCTGCCATTCCATGCGCTGCTGTTCAAGCTGGCCGCGCACGAGTTGCGATTGCTGTTCGGCTTGACTACGACGTTTTTCGACATCACGCAGCTCGCGGTCGGCGTCTTCCAGCGCCAGCTTGGCCAGACGCATTTCGTCGTCCACCGCCATGCGTTTTTCCAGCAGCTCTTCGAGCTTGAGGCGCAGCTCTTCAAGCGGTGCTTCGCCCTCCTCCAGATTGAGGTTCAGTTGTTCGCGTTTCTCGGTGAGGCGCTCGGACTGCAACTCCAGACGTTCAAGGGCCTGCCGAGTGGAGTCGTGCTGCGCTTTAAGCGAGCCAAGACGCACCGCCAGTTGGTGCGCATGGTCTTTATGCTGCCGGGCATCCTGACGCACCCGATCAAGGCGCTCGCGCAGGCTGTCGCGCTGGGCCAGCAGCAATTCACGTTGTTCGGT
The nucleotide sequence above comes from Pseudomonas sp. AB6. Encoded proteins:
- the ligA gene encoding NAD-dependent DNA ligase LigA, with translation MNAAETRILELRAELDQHNYRYHVLDQPSIPDVEYDRLFHELKALEAENPHLVTPDSPTQRVGSAALSAFTQVRHEVPMLSLGNAFEENDMREFDRRVTEGLDLPAGDLFGEGAQVQYSCEPKLDGLAVSLLYRDGALVRGATRGDGATGEDISVNVRTVRNIPLKLHGSGWPATLEVRGEVFMSKAGFERLNASQLEIGGKTFANPRNAAAGSLRQLDSKITANRPLEFCCYGLGQVSDVFADTHIGNLEKLKQWGVPVSRELKLANGIGECLDYYHDIGERRLSLPYEIDGVVFKVNDLASQRELGFRAREPRWAIAHKFPAMEELTELLDVEFQVGRTGAVTPVARLKPVKVAGVTVANATLHNMDEVARLGLMIGDTVIIRRAGDVIPQVVQVVLERRPDNARPVQIPEKCPVCGSHVERTQLVKRSKGKETISEGAVYRCVGRLACGAQLKQAIIHYVSRRAMDIEGLGDKSVEQLVDEGLVASPADLYTLAFEQVVDLEGFAEVSSNKLLKAILDSKRPTLARFIYALGIPDVGEETAKVLARSLATLERVKQAQPEVLTYLPDVGLEVAHEIHSFFTDAHNITVIEQLLERGLEIQEQGELGAEFAASTTLGGMIDKLHIPAIGPGAAQKLADKFGTLQGILDADWLDMRQALAEKQAKAVRDFFDIKTNAERALEIEAQLKAFGMHWHSEKKVVEGLPLAGQTWVLTGSLELMSRDIAKEKLESLGAKVSGSVSAKTQCVVAGPGAGSKLTKASELGLKVLDEEAFVVFLNTHGIDVN
- a CDS encoding GNAT family N-acetyltransferase yields the protein MHIELVCYQDLSDIQRQQLTNVKVMDAQRSFSGDIHGALNSLLVNATSDIRGFALLTNAVPVGFLLLKRGIYLPAWADADAATLHALQIDRRKQGQGLGKACLQALPNTTRRVWPDIKQLMLSVDEDNTTALGLYLSHGWVDTGEAYRGRIGYERRLALKL
- a CDS encoding zinc-binding metallopeptidase family protein — its product is MFRFFEQLSSRICAPFVSETKRNSKVWQCHCGQPIFFANTQCLACSACLGYVPEQGRLVTLEGGPQPNNWRLTDEPQAGLYRRCANVDTPAACNWLFPDSEPGEFCIACSLNRTIPDLSIPENAGRWCKVETAKRRLVAQLISLGLKVISKSQDEDTGLAFDFVGVDLEGKLPTTGHANGLITLNIEEADDAHREAMRVQLHEPYRTLLGHFRHEVGHYYWDRLIADTHWQDNFRNLFGDERASYADALEHHYQNGAPADWQQHYVSAYATMHPWEDWAETWAHYLHMMDSVDTALGFGMSARDMDFDYQPFTLETLYDPLHPGGPAFLSFLNAWIELAGMLNELSRSMGQPDFYPFVLSPAVITKLHFIHLVIQQAGGKADEALQTK
- the zipA gene encoding cell division protein ZipA; this translates as MEIGLREWLIVIGIIVIAGILFDGWRRMRGGKGKLKFRLDRSFSNAADDDETSSAEVLGPPRVLDQKEPKLDEHDLPSVSMAPRDAKRKRKDEPHQGDLNLNLDLDGPSLFTGRDEDFPDDKAGRRSEEPARRTEDLPAVEEVLVISVICRDESGFKGPALLQNILESGLRFGEMDIFHRHESMAGNGEVLFSMANAVKPGVFDLDDIDHFSTRAVSFFLGLPGPRHPKQAFDVMVAAARKLAHELNGELKDDQRSVMTAQTIEHYRQRIVEFERRALTHRR
- a CDS encoding DUF2167 domain-containing protein — translated: MNCVRLLMAAVVLCALTTRADAATPTSGDSAKPRQTAAQFMATLKPQHGTVDLPGGVATLSLNDDFYYLTPQDTERLLVEGWGNPPGHTTLGMIVPQATSPMSHGGWGVLVSYKDDGHVSDEDAAKIDYTEMLKQMQEDDVENNNERRKQGYAGLQLLGWAEPPHYDDQSHKMYWARELKADNTDENTLNYSIRVLGRQGVLELNAVASMSDLATIQREMPHVLAFTNFTDGNRYADYEPGTDKLAKYGLAALVAGGLAAKAGLFAKIGVLLLAAKKFLVVGLMVAVGVVRKFFNRNK
- a CDS encoding acid phosphatase, whose protein sequence is MSDKKEEETSQPLAGDNPPDVSRRRFLGGVAALGVSATLSAYVSADDKPIAPDASPLTGAALDQALRDNVKTVVVIYAENRSFNNLFGNFPGVEKPMADLDPVEYQQRDRDGKVLEGLPPVWGGVLQIGPQTVDGVTYPAGTQFQEHLLNQPYALQGPDGEDLPLSLVTRDLWHVFYQNQMQINDGKNDSFVAWADSGGLTMGHYGQTEYSLRLWDVASEFVLCDNFFQGAFGGSFLNHQYLISAAVPFYPDVANSPAKQQIATLQTDNPRDTRLKPLEKSPASAMTGPPQFGPSLLTPDGYAVNTMAPPYWPTWIRDPDRPQYAKADVANVLVAQNHDHIGDKLSKKNVDWAWYAGAWQATIDQFKDSAGIPKIPSFQYHHQPFNYFKKQGPENPGERSKRLRDAGLGDESSTNKFLADAQAGKLPAVTFYKPQGNLNMHAGYTDVAAGDRHITRVIKVLRNSPQWENMVIVITVDENGGWWDHVAPPKGDRWGPGTRVPALVVSPFARRGTVDHTTYDTASILRLITRVHGLEKLDGLKMRDEAMATRGQEPMGDLTNALQFFG